The Anolis carolinensis isolate JA03-04 chromosome 2, rAnoCar3.1.pri, whole genome shotgun sequence genome has a window encoding:
- the LOC134296366 gene encoding uncharacterized protein LOC134296366: protein MFMFPTVKVSGDITESLVCSFRSGCGELTLSQEYGHHPAVAVRCNMQVEDEELLGAGGGRSERATPETDAEFHQLAALASSTAYAQPNGVTQRRGVVRGDSTGGEEGSPSPGPQKMVFLEERMSAMETTLAVMSRAMERLAVLAEPERGRELRASSMWDVSMGSSQGFADLPAPKGREMRKEPGARPKIQTSLTRVEESDDEGEKPPRIPATLPTETLVPLANAGRGTGQREAAAGPTGPQGGLRRAEDWGLPPQGPLPRREELRIEFGGESSELDFFLTTVRGYMEDNAHTFRTESSRVRAIGAVLKRGAASWYVQLHARRDPCLGSLRRFMGALETRFRDPLEQIRAREELKTVSQGQRSVSEYAEEFQCLAEKVPEWSAVTKIELFKEGLRREILSWAVHRDEPDTLRGWIQLAGRVETSLAQARRHRGGLQQRPQMKEGSRKEGSTPAGRRTEPPGNVSTSRRGCFVCGRLGHRAAECWQRKGEGGGPPKPRAVAGKRAEEEPPMRHHSGGLDEGEEDAMSEPCY, encoded by the exons atgttcatgtttcctacagtaaaagtttctggtgatatcacagagagtcttgtgtgttcattcaggagcggctgtggtgagctgacactaagccaagaatacggacaccatcccgctgtagcggtgaggtgtaacatgcaagtggaggatgaagagctcttgggcgccggagggggaaggtcggaaagggccactcccgagacggacgctgagttccaccagctggcggccctggcgtcctccaccgcttatgcccagccaaatggggtaacccagaggcgtggagtggtgcggggagacagcaccggaggagaggaaggttcaccttccccaggcccgcaaaagatggtgtttctggaggagaggatgtcggcgatggagaccaccctggcagtgatgtcgagggcgatggagcgcctggcggttttggcggagccggagcgaggaagggaactccgggctagctcaatgtgggacgtgagcatgggaagcagccagggctttgcagacctcccagcaccgaagggaagggaaatgcgaaaggagcccggtgcccggcccaagatccaaacgagcctgacgcgggtggaggagagtgacgacgaaggggaaaagcctccgagaatcccggctacgctcccaactgagaccctggtgcccctggcgaatgccgggcgtggcacaggacaaagggaagcagcagcggggcccactggcccgcaagggggcttgcgacgggcggaggattggggattgccaccacagggacccctaccgagacgagaggaactaaggatcgagtttgggggagagtcctctgaactggattttttcctgaccacggtgaggggctatatggaggacaatgcccacactttcagaacggaatccagccgggtacgggccattggtgcagtgttgaagaggggagcggccagctggtacgttcaactacacgcgcggcgcgacccatgtctggggtcactccgacgctttatgggggccctggagacccggttccgagatccactggagcagatccgggcgagggaggagttgaagaccgtctcccaggggcagaggtcggtatctgagtatgcggaggagttccaatgcctcgctgaaaaggtgccggaatggtctgcagtgacaaagatagaactcttcaaagaggggctcaggcgggagatcctctcctgggcggtgcatcgtgatgagcctgacacactgcgcggatggattcagctggcggggcgcgtcgagacatcgctggcccaggcgaggaggcaccgaggagggctacagcagcggccgcagatgaaagaggggagccggaaggagggatcaaccccagccgggaggagaacggagccgccagggaacgtgagcaccagcaggaggggctgcttcgtgtgcggccgtttgggccacagggctgccgagtgctggcagagaaaaggggaaggcggaggcccgcccaaaccaagagccgtggcagggaaacgcgccgaggaagaaccaccgatgaggcaccactcgggggggttg gacgaaggggaggaggacgccatgtcagaaccctgctactag